The Flavobacterium sp. 140616W15 sequence AGATCTAAATTTGAATTGGAAGCATCCAATTTTTCAAAAAACAATTCCAGAATTAATTGCAATAACACCCGACGATAGTATTTGTACGGTTGTTCAGGATTTGAAAAGTCCGTTGCAGGAAATTCCAATGCAACGATTTAATTATATTGCTTTTGAAGGAAATATTGGAGCTGGAAAAACAACTTTGGTTCATAAAATAGCCGATGATTTTAATGCTAAAACAGTATTAGAACGTTTTGCAGATAATCCTTTTTTACCTAAATTCTATAAAGATCAAAATCGATATGCTTTTCCGCTAGAAATGTCTTTTTGGCAGATCGTTATCAGCAATTATCAGATGATTTAGCGCAATTTGATTTATTTAAAGATTTTATCGTAGCCGATTATCACATCTTTAAATCATTAATATTTGCCAAAATAACACTTGCTGAAGATGAATATCGCTTGTATCGAAACTTGTTCGATATTATCTATAAGGAAATGCCAAAGCCAGATTTGTATGTTTATTTATATCAAAATACAGAACGTTTATTACAGAACATAAAAAAGCGAGGCAGAAGCTACGAGCAGAACATTGAGGCTGAGTATTTGGATAAAATCAATAATGGATATTTAGAATACATTAAATCACAATCTGATCTGAATGTTCTAATTATTGATGTTTCAGATCGTGATTTTGTGAAAAAGCATGAAGACTATCTTTTTGTTTTAGAGGAAATTAAGAAAAAAATAGGATAACTATTCTTTTCTTAACCAGCCCAAAATTCGGTCATTGCCAATTATCCATTTGCCTTCTTTTTCAATTAAAGAAAAAACCTCTCTGGATTTGCTAAATGGACCAGGATTTTGCTGGATTATTTCAATCTCTTTATCAGTAACATTTGAAACAATGGCAACATGTCCAAATCGATTAAAAATAGTTCCACTATAAATTAAAAGATCATCAGCTTTTGGTTTGCTTTTGCTCGGATTCGTATATTGTACCAAATCTCTTTTTTCGTTTCTCTGGCCATCTTTAAGATTTGAGTTAAAAAAGTCTTTGGCGTGACCATAACTGTCAGGCATTTTATGATTAAAATGTTCATAATAATATCTCTTTACAAATTCTACACATTGGTATTTTAATCCAAGATTATAATTGTCTGCAGTAAGATTTCTATCGGTAACATTATTAACTCCGCCATTGTAATAAACACTAACCCCATTTAAACTGTCTAGCGGTTGTCCTATGGAGTGTTCAGTATTAAAATTGAATTTTTTAAAGGCCCATATTCCTGAGAAAAGAAATATTGATAAACCAATTAAGAGATAAGTCCAACGCTTGAATTTCATTATGATAGAGCTAAAGTTGTTTTATTTTGGCCAATTCATTTTTTGGAATAAATCCCAAACAACAATTCCAGCACTTACAGATATATTAAGAGAATGTTTGGTCCCTAATTGTGGAATTTCGATGCAACCATCGCAAATCGCAACAGCTTCCTGAGCAACACCATATACTTCATTTCCAAATACTAGAGCATATTTTTTGTCCTTCTCTACTTCAAAATCTTGTAGAAAAACAGCGCTTTCTACCTGTTCGATAGCTAGAGTTGTAATGTTTTCTTTTTTAAGATTTTCAATTACTTCTAATACGTTCTCGTGATGTTCCCAAGTAACAGTTTCAGTGGCACCAAGTGCGGTTTTATGAATCTCTTTGTTCGGTGGAGTAGCAGTGATACCGCATAAAATTATTTTTTCTATCAAAAAAGCATCTGCAGTTCGAAACACAGAGCCTATATTATGTAAGCTGCGAATGTCGTCTAAGACTAATATAAGAGGTGTTTTTTCTGATTTTTTAAAATCAGTAATAGATTTTCTTTCGAGTTCGCTGTTTTCGAGTTTTCTCATAAATATTTAAATTCTAGTAATAAAAAAAGCTTCCAAATAGTAAGGAAGCTTTTCGTTTATTTTTGTGGTTGTTTTACGATTTAGCTTTTTGGAGCTTCATTTGCCGCTAAAACAGTACCTTTAATAGTAAGTATTTTTGTAGGTTGTCCAGCTGCATTAGATGTAACTGTTACAGTTTTAGTAAAAGCACCTACTCTGTCAGTAGCGTATTTTACACCAATAATACCTTTTCCACCTGGAGCGATAGGCTCTTTTGGAGAAGTTGGTACTGTACATCCACAAGATCCTTGTGTGTTAGTAATGATTAATGGTTTGTTTCCGTTGTTAGTAAATACAAATTCACGTTTTCCATCTGCATTTTGTGCAATTGTTCCGTAATCGATAACTTCATTAACAAAAACCATCCCAGCACCATCAACTTTAGCAGTTTTAGCTTTAGCTTGGGCATTAGATGTAGCAACGCTTAATACTGTAAACATTACAAGTAGAATTATTTTTTTCATTTTCAGTTTAATTTTTAATTATTAACAAATTTATGGAAAATAATGAAAGTGTAACTTAAAATTGCCTTAAAAATATTTTAATTTTTTCAGGGATTCTTTATTCGCTTTAAAATTTATAAATTCGCTGTCATAATTTTTCATTTAAAAAACACAGTAATTTGGCAGCGAAAGAGAAAGTGGTGAAAGAAACACCGTTAATGAAACAGTACAATGAAATCAAGAGAAAATATCCAGATGCATGTTTGCTATTTAGAGTTGGTGATTTTTACGAAACCTTTGGAGAAGATGCTGTTAGGGCTTCTAAAATCCTTGGTATAACATTAACAAAACGTGGAGCAGGTTCAGAAACAGAAACGGCTTTGGCAGGATTTCCGCATCATTCTATTAATACGTATTTGCCAAAATTAGTAAAAGCGGGACTTCGTGTAGCAATCTGCGATCAGTTAGAAGACCCTAAAATGACTAAAACAATTGTTAAGAGAGGTGTTACTGAGCTGGTAACTCCAGGTGTTTCTCTTAATGATGAGGTGTTGCAGTCTAAAAC is a genomic window containing:
- a CDS encoding CHAP domain-containing protein → MKFKRWTYLLIGLSIFLFSGIWAFKKFNFNTEHSIGQPLDSLNGVSVYYNGGVNNVTDRNLTADNYNLGLKYQCVEFVKRYYYEHFNHKMPDSYGHAKDFFNSNLKDGQRNEKRDLVQYTNPSKSKPKADDLLIYSGTIFNRFGHVAIVSNVTDKEIEIIQQNPGPFSKSREVFSLIEKEGKWIIGNDRILGWLRKE
- a CDS encoding RNA methyltransferase, yielding MRKLENSELERKSITDFKKSEKTPLILVLDDIRSLHNIGSVFRTADAFLIEKIILCGITATPPNKEIHKTALGATETVTWEHHENVLEVIENLKKENITTLAIEQVESAVFLQDFEVEKDKKYALVFGNEVYGVAQEAVAICDGCIEIPQLGTKHSLNISVSAGIVVWDLFQKMNWPK
- a CDS encoding DUF1573 domain-containing protein, whose product is MKKIILLVMFTVLSVATSNAQAKAKTAKVDGAGMVFVNEVIDYGTIAQNADGKREFVFTNNGNKPLIITNTQGSCGCTVPTSPKEPIAPGGKGIIGVKYATDRVGAFTKTVTVTSNAAGQPTKILTIKGTVLAANEAPKS